In Geminocystis sp. NIES-3709, a single genomic region encodes these proteins:
- a CDS encoding AAA family ATPase, which produces MSYYYITKVPVFSVCQLKNSWLWVAWDNQEKANEFLLKNSKSSLTDCLFYSYVSSRQIALQQAAKILGNPSKEIDSKFALELAQLIITSSNINNQKSQEKKADKQQEKTEINSIEKDLEKLNSLIGLKEVKSTVQELVNIAKIAQLKEKVGLKLPQITKHLVFTGNPGTGKTTVARILGQIYQKLNILSKGHFVEIDRTDLVAEYLGQTAPKTTKIIESALGGILFIDEAYSLVPEDKKDMFGQEAVNTLLKLMEDNRDDLVVIVAGYKEEMKRFIQSNPGLKSRFSNFVNFVDYTSEELVKIFELMCKEHGYIIDNQVREKILNLLDEFEQKIGQLGNGRFVRNIFDRCIANQCNRLANLSNPTKQDLITFKINDVILASKQLHESLQY; this is translated from the coding sequence ATGTCTTATTATTATATTACTAAAGTACCTGTATTTAGTGTTTGTCAACTAAAAAACTCTTGGCTTTGGGTGGCATGGGACAATCAGGAAAAAGCTAACGAATTTTTGCTTAAAAATAGTAAATCATCTCTAACAGATTGTTTATTTTATAGTTATGTATCTTCGAGACAAATAGCCTTACAACAAGCGGCTAAAATCTTGGGTAATCCTTCTAAAGAAATTGATAGTAAATTTGCTTTAGAATTAGCACAACTTATTATCACCTCCAGTAATATAAATAATCAAAAATCACAAGAAAAAAAAGCAGATAAACAACAAGAAAAAACTGAGATAAATTCTATAGAAAAAGATTTAGAGAAACTTAATTCTTTAATAGGATTAAAAGAAGTAAAATCAACGGTACAAGAATTAGTAAATATTGCCAAAATTGCTCAACTCAAGGAAAAAGTAGGGTTAAAATTACCTCAAATTACGAAACATTTAGTATTTACAGGAAATCCGGGTACTGGTAAAACTACCGTAGCAAGAATTTTAGGTCAAATATATCAAAAATTAAATATACTTTCAAAAGGACATTTTGTCGAAATTGATAGAACAGATTTAGTCGCCGAATACTTAGGACAAACAGCACCAAAAACCACTAAAATAATAGAATCTGCTTTAGGTGGAATCCTTTTTATTGACGAGGCTTATTCTCTTGTACCAGAAGATAAAAAAGATATGTTTGGACAAGAAGCAGTAAATACATTGTTAAAATTGATGGAAGATAATCGAGATGATTTAGTTGTTATTGTGGCTGGATATAAAGAAGAAATGAAAAGATTTATTCAGTCAAATCCTGGTTTAAAATCTAGGTTTTCTAATTTCGTAAATTTTGTAGATTATACTTCAGAAGAATTAGTAAAAATATTTGAATTAATGTGTAAAGAACACGGATATATAATTGATAATCAAGTAAGAGAAAAAATCCTTAATTTACTAGATGAATTTGAACAAAAAATAGGACAATTAGGCAATGGTAGATTTGTTCGTAATATATTCGATCGTTGTATTGCTAATCAATGTAATCGTCTAGCTAATCTTTCTAACCCTACCAAACAAGATTTAATAACTTTTAAAATTAATGATGTTATTTTAGCTTCAAAACAGTTACATGAATCTCTACAGTACTAA
- a CDS encoding MBL fold metallo-hydrolase, which produces MFKKKFRFSYILVIFCFLTIILWGKTVVAYNSQADRDSIIPSLIESKQIIAQDFDKVEIKTTPLKNNIYMLQGEGGNIAVSVGKDGILMIDSEYAPLSTKIMAAIEKISDQPIRYLVNTHYHSDHTGGNENFAKAGALIIAHENVPKQMKIAHSFPILSLEMPVAPTDALPKITFDDTINFNVNDHQIHGFRVAPAHTDGDIILHFVNENIVHTGDLFFNGIYPFIDIGVGGSVQGMISGIDKILPLCNDETLIIPGHGPLGNKKELITFQEMLKTVNQRVKDGIAKNMTLDDLIKAKTIDDLQETWGKGFFNSDQFLTITYQGLTKN; this is translated from the coding sequence ATGTTTAAAAAGAAGTTTCGTTTTAGTTACATCCTCGTAATTTTTTGTTTTTTGACAATTATTTTATGGGGAAAAACTGTTGTTGCTTATAATTCTCAAGCCGATCGAGATTCTATTATACCTAGTTTGATCGAGTCTAAACAAATTATTGCCCAAGACTTTGATAAAGTAGAAATTAAGACTACTCCTCTCAAAAATAATATTTATATGTTGCAAGGAGAAGGAGGAAATATAGCAGTTTCTGTGGGCAAAGATGGAATATTGATGATAGATAGTGAATATGCTCCATTATCAACTAAAATCATGGCGGCGATCGAGAAAATTAGTGATCAACCCATTCGTTATCTAGTTAACACTCATTACCATTCCGATCATACAGGAGGCAACGAAAATTTTGCTAAGGCAGGTGCGTTAATTATTGCCCATGAAAACGTACCAAAACAGATGAAAATAGCCCATTCTTTCCCTATTTTATCTCTGGAAATGCCTGTTGCTCCTACGGATGCTTTACCAAAAATTACATTTGATGACACTATAAATTTTAATGTCAATGATCATCAAATTCATGGTTTTCGTGTAGCTCCAGCTCATACAGACGGAGATATAATACTTCATTTTGTTAATGAAAATATTGTCCATACAGGAGATTTATTTTTTAACGGCATTTATCCTTTTATCGATATAGGAGTGGGCGGTTCAGTACAAGGTATGATTTCTGGTATTGATAAAATTTTACCTCTTTGTAATGATGAAACCCTAATAATTCCCGGACATGGCCCTTTAGGTAACAAAAAAGAATTAATAACCTTTCAAGAAATGTTAAAAACTGTTAACCAAAGAGTTAAAGATGGTATCGCTAAAAACATGACATTGGATGACTTGATAAAAGCTAAAACCATTGACGATTTGCAGGAAACTTGGGGTAAAGGATTTTTCAATTCTGATCAATTCTTAACTATTACATATCAAGGCTTAACTAAAAATTAG
- a CDS encoding sensor histidine kinase KdpD, translating into MILSDYLGVKLGDILLEEENLELTDFGDNDSNISIKAQQQWHSSIVSLEKLLMTTIELEKNNPQSIQGLIISSPTPVIQDVKLISHLETVIFSSWGCSKMALMPSHSQTSFSKVSSFIDVSLGVNDTLNDEQFTLVLTDKFSFVMVKSMDKNNEGNFHFSFNPEIIKKIWFLLKARLILSKNYHKEYLEELFTRFYPTIPDYKIVTQFSRYLLQNISSQENLISENNKIPRQSSSISLKKTPLPPYPEFELLQALTHEIRTPLTTIKTLTKLLLKRAKSTPELVKHLESIEQECTEQINRMELIFRAAELESKSSQKSEVKLVPISLEQILNQSIPNWKKQAERRNIILDIIIPNKLPQIVSDPNMLTQILTGLMERFTRNLPSGEHFKVLILPAGNQLKLQFLSESNVNNEQVKCLGKLLLFQPNTGSLSLSHDVTKNIFHALGGKLIIKQKPDKGEILTIFLPLGNSFQISK; encoded by the coding sequence ATGATTTTATCTGATTATTTGGGAGTTAAGCTAGGAGATATTTTATTAGAAGAAGAAAACCTAGAATTAACAGATTTTGGTGATAATGACTCTAATATTTCTATTAAAGCACAGCAACAGTGGCATAGCTCGATCGTGTCTTTAGAAAAATTATTAATGACGACTATTGAATTAGAAAAAAACAATCCTCAATCGATACAAGGGTTGATAATATCTTCCCCAACTCCCGTTATTCAAGATGTTAAATTAATATCTCATTTAGAAACCGTAATTTTTTCTTCTTGGGGTTGTTCTAAAATGGCATTAATGCCTTCTCATTCTCAAACTTCTTTCAGTAAAGTATCTTCCTTTATTGATGTTTCTTTAGGGGTAAATGATACGTTAAATGATGAACAATTTACCCTCGTTTTAACCGATAAATTTTCCTTCGTAATGGTTAAATCTATGGATAAAAATAATGAAGGAAATTTTCACTTTTCTTTTAATCCAGAAATTATTAAAAAAATATGGTTTTTACTTAAAGCAAGACTGATTCTTAGTAAAAATTATCATAAAGAATATTTAGAAGAATTATTTACTAGATTTTATCCCACTATTCCTGATTATAAAATCGTTACTCAATTTAGTCGTTATCTATTACAAAATATTTCTTCACAGGAAAATCTAATTTCTGAAAATAACAAAATTCCTCGTCAAAGTAGTAGTATTTCTCTGAAAAAAACTCCCTTACCTCCTTATCCAGAATTTGAGTTATTACAAGCATTAACTCATGAAATTAGAACTCCTTTAACTACTATTAAAACCCTAACAAAACTGTTGTTAAAAAGGGCAAAAAGTACTCCTGAATTAGTTAAACATTTAGAATCGATCGAGCAAGAATGTACAGAGCAAATCAACCGCATGGAATTAATTTTTAGAGCGGCGGAATTAGAGTCAAAATCTTCTCAAAAATCTGAGGTTAAATTAGTCCCAATTTCTTTAGAACAAATTTTAAATCAAAGTATTCCCAATTGGAAAAAACAAGCAGAAAGACGAAATATAATTCTCGATATTATTATACCAAATAAATTACCTCAAATTGTTAGCGATCCGAATATGTTAACTCAAATTTTAACAGGATTAATGGAAAGATTTACCCGAAATTTACCAAGTGGCGAACATTTTAAAGTGTTAATTTTACCAGCAGGAAATCAATTAAAATTACAGTTTTTATCGGAGTCTAATGTTAATAATGAACAAGTAAAATGCTTAGGAAAATTGTTACTTTTTCAGCCAAATACAGGAAGTTTATCTTTAAGCCATGATGTCACTAAAAATATTTTCCATGCTTTAGGAGGTAAATTAATTATTAAACAAAAACCTGATAAGGGGGAAATTTTAACAATATTTTTACCCTTAGGTAATAGTTTTCAAATTAGTAAATAA
- the ligA gene encoding NAD-dependent DNA ligase LigA, producing the protein MTNSDAHKQVNLDRNIIDRVSQLKAKLQEASYAYYVLDNPIMEDTIYDQLYRELQDLENKYPNLITPDSPTQRVGDKLDRQFNSVTHNIPLYSLENAFNFEELKNWENRWQRQIETIPEFNYICELKIDGSAIALTYENGVFTKGLTRGDGITGEDITHNLRTIHSIPLRLNIDNPPAIVEVRGEAFLPLQEFNRINQEREKNNENLFANPRNATAGTLRQLDPKIVSERKLQFFAYNVYISPENNLINTQKKALEFLQQLGFLVNPNYQFCQDLNQVKTYLDNWEMERKNLPYMTDGVVVKINQFTLQNDLGFTQKFPRWAIAVKYPAEEVTTTVEKIIVNVGRTGAVTPLAIMKPVSLGGTIVQRATLHNVDRVRELDIRVGDTVIIRKAGEIIPEVVEVIKDLRPNDTQPYQMPTHCPECDSILVRPENEAVTRCVNTSCPAILRGSLIHWADRDAMDIRGLGEKVVISLIEYKLVKSIADLYKLKPFEIADLERMGEKSAQKLIMAIEDSKKQSFHRVLYGLGIRYVGASNAQLLADNFNNIDNLIKATKEELEGIYGIGEEIANSVVEWFSIPKNKELVEELKDLNINFQSNSTQHIKEKKLSNKVFVLTGTLPTLKRNDAKKLIEAEGGKVSSSVSTKIDYVVVGEDAGSKLEKARKLNLQIIDESQLLDLIKST; encoded by the coding sequence ATGACAAATTCAGATGCACATAAACAAGTAAATCTTGATCGAAATATTATCGATCGAGTTAGTCAATTAAAAGCTAAATTACAAGAAGCTAGTTATGCTTATTATGTATTAGATAATCCCATAATGGAGGACACTATTTATGATCAACTTTATCGAGAATTACAGGATTTAGAAAACAAATATCCTAATTTAATAACTCCTGATAGTCCTACCCAAAGAGTCGGAGATAAACTCGATCGACAATTTAATTCTGTTACTCATAATATACCTCTTTATAGTTTAGAAAATGCTTTTAATTTTGAGGAGTTAAAAAACTGGGAAAATCGTTGGCAAAGACAAATAGAAACTATACCAGAATTTAATTATATTTGTGAATTAAAAATAGATGGATCTGCTATTGCCTTAACCTATGAAAATGGAGTTTTTACTAAAGGCTTAACAAGAGGAGACGGTATAACAGGAGAAGATATAACCCATAACTTACGAACTATTCACTCCATTCCTTTAAGATTAAATATAGATAATCCTCCAGCTATTGTAGAAGTTAGAGGAGAGGCTTTTTTACCCCTCCAAGAATTTAATCGTATCAATCAAGAAAGAGAGAAAAATAATGAAAACTTATTCGCCAATCCTCGTAATGCAACTGCAGGTACTTTACGACAATTGGATCCAAAAATTGTTAGTGAAAGAAAATTACAATTTTTTGCTTATAATGTTTATATTTCCCCTGAAAATAATTTAATTAATACTCAAAAAAAGGCTTTAGAATTTTTACAACAATTAGGTTTTTTGGTTAATCCTAACTATCAATTTTGTCAAGATTTAAACCAAGTAAAAACATATTTAGACAATTGGGAAATGGAAAGAAAAAATTTACCCTACATGACAGATGGAGTGGTGGTAAAAATTAATCAATTCACTTTACAAAATGACTTAGGTTTTACTCAAAAATTTCCCCGTTGGGCAATTGCTGTTAAGTATCCTGCGGAAGAAGTTACAACTACTGTTGAAAAAATTATTGTTAATGTAGGACGCACAGGGGCAGTAACTCCTCTAGCAATTATGAAACCTGTTTCTCTAGGGGGTACGATCGTGCAAAGAGCTACTTTACATAATGTCGATCGTGTAAGAGAATTAGATATTAGAGTGGGAGATACTGTAATTATTCGTAAAGCTGGTGAAATTATCCCCGAAGTAGTAGAAGTCATCAAAGATTTACGACCTAATGACACTCAACCGTACCAAATGCCGACTCATTGTCCTGAGTGTGATTCAATCTTAGTACGTCCTGAAAATGAAGCTGTTACCCGTTGTGTTAACACTTCCTGCCCTGCAATTTTGCGAGGTAGCTTAATTCATTGGGCGGATAGGGATGCGATGGATATTCGAGGTTTAGGGGAAAAAGTAGTTATCTCCCTGATAGAATATAAATTAGTAAAATCGATCGCAGATTTATATAAATTAAAACCCTTTGAAATAGCAGATTTAGAGCGAATGGGAGAAAAGTCTGCACAAAAATTAATTATGGCTATTGAAGATAGTAAAAAACAATCTTTTCATCGGGTTTTATATGGCTTAGGGATTCGTTATGTAGGTGCATCCAATGCTCAATTATTAGCTGATAATTTTAATAATATTGACAACTTAATTAAAGCTACAAAAGAAGAATTAGAAGGAATTTATGGTATTGGAGAGGAGATAGCTAATTCTGTGGTAGAATGGTTTAGCATCCCGAAGAATAAAGAATTAGTTGAAGAATTAAAAGACTTAAATATTAACTTTCAGAGTAATTCTACTCAACACATTAAAGAAAAGAAATTAAGTAATAAAGTTTTTGTTTTAACAGGTACTTTACCAACTTTAAAACGCAATGATGCGAAGAAACTTATTGAAGCAGAAGGAGGAAAAGTTAGCAGTAGTGTTAGTACAAAAATTGATTATGTGGTGGTAGGAGAGGATGCCGGTTCAAAATTAGAGAAAGCACGAAAATTAAACCTACAAATTATTGACGAATCACAGTTATTAGACTTAATAAAATCTACCTGA
- a CDS encoding helix-hairpin-helix domain-containing protein: MTYNKNWFDRNPPWLWWSFFPIFGGFSLVYAGWKSKTNSWLFIGGGLTFVSLLFSSLLPSSVYLFWITQIIIAFKIKQNYLIKTAPKGVLIPSSKIAQLIAEYRGKVDINNCSKDDIVYQLGLSIIHANDIESLRHEGYMFMDIDDLSEVAGISENILRRIEPLMVFGYDLRKEVDVSWRRLNTLSVDELISYNIDENSAKKIVLERTEKGQYKSLLDVRKRTGIPIQIYRHLV, from the coding sequence ATGACTTATAATAAAAACTGGTTTGATAGAAATCCTCCTTGGTTATGGTGGTCTTTTTTTCCCATTTTTGGTGGATTTTCCTTAGTTTATGCGGGGTGGAAAAGTAAAACAAATTCGTGGTTATTTATCGGCGGTGGATTAACATTTGTTTCTCTTTTATTTTCTTCTTTATTACCCTCATCAGTATATTTATTTTGGATAACTCAAATCATTATTGCATTTAAAATTAAACAAAATTATTTAATAAAAACTGCACCAAAAGGAGTATTAATTCCTTCGTCAAAAATTGCTCAATTAATAGCAGAATATAGAGGAAAAGTTGATATTAATAATTGTTCTAAAGATGATATAGTTTATCAATTAGGTTTATCCATTATTCATGCCAACGATATTGAATCTTTAAGACATGAAGGCTATATGTTTATGGATATTGATGATTTATCAGAAGTAGCAGGAATATCAGAGAATATTTTAAGACGTATCGAACCTTTAATGGTTTTTGGTTATGATTTGAGAAAAGAAGTTGATGTTTCTTGGCGTAGATTAAATACTTTATCTGTAGATGAATTAATAAGTTATAATATTGACGAAAATAGTGCAAAAAAAATTGTTTTAGAAAGAACGGAAAAAGGACAGTATAAATCTTTATTAGATGTTAGAAAACGTACTGGAATCCCCATTCAAATTTATCGTCATTTGGTATAA
- a CDS encoding NINE protein, producing the protein MKNRSVAIILTFFLGGFGVHKFYLGHNFAGVLYLIFSWTLIPSILAIFDFIGLLLMSDQTFNGQYNNLISSSFNSPSLSSKKESINTLTELKKLYDQGIITAEEYEEKRRKFLNSI; encoded by the coding sequence ATGAAAAATAGATCAGTTGCTATTATTTTAACTTTCTTTCTAGGTGGTTTTGGTGTTCATAAATTTTATTTAGGACACAATTTTGCAGGAGTATTATACTTAATATTTTCATGGACTCTAATTCCGTCTATACTTGCAATTTTTGATTTTATTGGTTTATTACTAATGTCAGATCAAACATTTAATGGTCAATATAATAATTTAATTAGTAGTTCATTTAATAGCCCTTCTTTATCTTCTAAAAAAGAGAGTATTAATACTTTAACGGAACTTAAAAAACTTTATGATCAAGGTATTATAACAGCTGAAGAATATGAAGAAAAAAGAAGAAAATTTTTGAATTCAATATAA
- the rfbD gene encoding dTDP-4-dehydrorhamnose reductase produces the protein MTKILLFGSQGQVGKELTYTLPIMGELIKLDRTIVDLTEEDKIRTIIQEIKPNIIVNSAAYTAVDKAEFEPDLAYHINSIVPKIIAEEGDKIKAKLIHISTDYVFDGKANTPYLEIDLTNPLGVYGKSKLLGEENIQQNIDNYIILRTAWVYGIYGKSNFLKTMIRLGKQREEIKVVIDQIGCPTYAEDIALVINKIINQFLQEKNIKKIYHFTNLGVCSWYDFAVNIFKSAEKLSYDLKVKEILPIFTSEYPTPAKRPAYSVLSTKKITQELDITPSYWQDSLNRYFIKFNKYRNII, from the coding sequence ATGACTAAAATTTTGTTATTTGGTAGTCAAGGACAAGTAGGTAAAGAATTAACTTATACTTTACCAATAATGGGAGAATTAATTAAGCTCGATCGAACGATAGTTGATTTAACTGAAGAAGATAAAATTAGGACAATTATCCAAGAAATAAAACCTAATATTATTGTTAATTCTGCGGCTTATACTGCTGTTGATAAAGCAGAATTTGAACCAGATTTAGCTTATCATATAAACTCGATCGTGCCTAAAATAATAGCAGAAGAAGGTGATAAAATTAAAGCAAAATTAATTCATATTTCTACTGATTATGTTTTCGATGGAAAAGCAAATACCCCTTATTTAGAAATAGATTTAACTAATCCTTTAGGAGTTTATGGCAAAAGTAAATTATTAGGGGAAGAAAATATACAACAAAATATTGATAATTATATTATTTTGAGAACTGCTTGGGTTTATGGTATTTATGGAAAGAGCAATTTTCTCAAAACTATGATTAGATTAGGGAAACAAAGAGAAGAAATAAAAGTAGTTATTGATCAAATTGGTTGTCCTACTTATGCTGAAGATATAGCTTTAGTTATTAATAAGATAATTAATCAATTTTTGCAAGAAAAAAATATTAAAAAAATCTATCATTTTACTAATTTAGGAGTTTGTAGCTGGTACGATTTTGCTGTTAATATTTTCAAATCAGCAGAAAAATTAAGCTATGATTTAAAAGTGAAAGAAATATTACCTATTTTTACTTCAGAATATCCAACTCCAGCAAAACGTCCGGCTTATTCTGTGTTGAGTACAAAAAAAATTACTCAAGAGTTAGATATTACTCCTTCTTATTGGCAGGATTCTTTAAATAGATATTTTATTAAATTTAATAAATATAGGAATATTATTTGA
- the crcB gene encoding fluoride efflux transporter CrcB, with protein MSEQKLSFSSLFFLKHPLIRIPIAISLGAILGALIRYYIILNLNQWLQYNFPFGTFFINISGAFLMGFIAHLHFKMDIISPDFRYMFIVGFLGSYTTFSTYELEIKILLEKGKLLQTSFYWLGSMIFGVIFFELGNFLGKKFRKKSP; from the coding sequence ATGAGTGAACAAAAACTTTCATTTTCATCATTATTTTTTCTTAAACATCCTTTAATAAGAATACCGATAGCTATTAGTTTAGGAGCAATTTTAGGTGCATTAATTCGTTATTATATTATTTTAAATCTCAATCAATGGTTACAATATAACTTTCCATTTGGTACTTTCTTCATTAATATTTCTGGTGCTTTTTTAATGGGTTTTATTGCTCATTTGCATTTCAAAATGGATATTATCTCTCCTGATTTTCGTTATATGTTTATAGTAGGATTTTTGGGATCATATACTACTTTTTCTACCTATGAATTAGAGATAAAGATTCTTTTAGAGAAAGGAAAATTGCTTCAAACTTCTTTTTATTGGTTAGGAAGTATGATTTTTGGAGTAATATTTTTTGAATTAGGCAATTTTTTAGGAAAAAAGTTTCGTAAAAAATCTCCATAA
- the crcB gene encoding fluoride efflux transporter CrcB — translation MDFSLLNNNLFVLNIHFEWINNYSFKTVLFISIGAILGALSRYYLTVYFSRHSQVFPFGTLIINISGCFFMGIIAFLSQELIVSIPFQLLFVTGFLGSYTTFSTYILESSNLWRNNKKKHSILYWIGSVILGIIALELGINLTKVVLIIIQ, via the coding sequence ATGGATTTTAGCTTGTTAAATAACAATCTTTTTGTTTTAAATATTCATTTTGAATGGATTAATAATTATTCTTTTAAAACCGTTTTATTTATCTCGATCGGTGCTATATTAGGTGCTTTAAGTCGTTATTATCTCACGGTATATTTTTCTCGTCACAGTCAAGTTTTTCCTTTTGGGACATTAATAATTAATATTTCTGGTTGTTTTTTTATGGGAATTATTGCTTTTCTTTCCCAAGAATTGATCGTTTCTATCCCTTTTCAATTATTATTTGTTACAGGATTTTTAGGCTCTTATACTACTTTTTCTACTTATATACTTGAGAGTTCTAATCTATGGCGAAATAATAAAAAAAAACACAGTATTTTATATTGGATAGGTAGTGTTATCTTAGGAATCATTGCTTTAGAATTAGGCATTAATTTAACCAAAGTAGTCTTAATCATAATACAATAA
- the shc gene encoding squalene--hopene cyclase yields MTANFSNSSTIDKVQANTAIRKAQDYLFSLQQEDGHWCAYLESNVTITAEAVLLYKIWGIDNQKPLHKIEHYLRSKQCSHGGWELYYGDGGDLSTSVEAYMALRLLGVSIDDTALERAKKFILSKGGISKSRIFTKFHLALIGCYDWRGVPSIPPWIMLLPNNPLFTIYEMSSWARSSTVPLLIVFDRKPIFAVEPRIKLDELYSEGIKNVKYEMPLNGDWTDILGQLDNLFKIAEEWNIVPFKEQSIQAAEKWIIEREEVTGDWGGIIPAMLNSLLALKTLKYHVNDPMVARGLNAVENFAIETHDDYLVQACVSPVWDTTWCLRALVESGVIPNHPNLVKGGEWLLDKQIFDYGDWVVKNPQGKPGGWAFEYENRFYPDMDDSAVVVMTLNQLELPQENLKREAILRCLRWIETMQCHNHGWAAFDINNDANWLNYLPYADLKAMIDPATADITARVLEMVGSCDLPMKASKIQNAIGYLIRQQEEDGSWFGRWGVNYIYGTSGVLSALAVIAPRIEKNVIEKGINWLVSCQNADGGWGETCESYKHYGLKGKGDSTPSQTAWALIGLLDGGNAIEKFAEDNIKKGIRYLLTNQNDQGTWEEKQFTGTGFPGHFYINYHLYRHYFPLIALGKYEKFLVKN; encoded by the coding sequence ATGACTGCAAACTTTAGTAATTCTAGTACCATTGACAAAGTACAAGCTAACACGGCCATCAGAAAAGCTCAAGATTATCTTTTTTCTCTACAACAAGAAGACGGTCATTGGTGTGCTTATTTAGAGTCTAATGTTACTATTACTGCCGAAGCTGTTTTGCTCTATAAAATTTGGGGTATCGATAATCAAAAACCTTTACATAAGATAGAACATTATTTACGATCGAAACAATGTAGTCATGGTGGTTGGGAATTATACTATGGAGATGGAGGAGATTTAAGTACATCTGTAGAGGCTTACATGGCATTAAGATTATTGGGAGTAAGTATAGATGATACGGCATTAGAAAGAGCAAAAAAATTTATTCTCAGTAAAGGTGGTATCAGCAAAAGTCGTATTTTTACTAAATTTCACCTTGCTTTAATCGGTTGTTATGACTGGCGTGGAGTGCCTTCCATTCCCCCTTGGATTATGTTATTACCCAACAATCCTCTTTTTACTATCTATGAAATGTCGAGTTGGGCAAGAAGTAGCACTGTACCCTTATTAATTGTATTCGATCGAAAGCCGATTTTTGCCGTCGAACCGAGAATTAAATTAGATGAGTTATATAGTGAAGGTATCAAAAATGTTAAATATGAAATGCCCCTAAATGGCGATTGGACAGATATACTGGGACAATTAGATAACTTATTCAAAATAGCAGAAGAATGGAATATAGTACCCTTCAAAGAGCAAAGTATTCAAGCCGCTGAAAAATGGATTATTGAAAGAGAAGAAGTAACAGGAGATTGGGGAGGTATTATTCCTGCGATGCTTAACTCCCTTTTAGCCCTTAAAACCTTAAAATATCACGTTAACGATCCTATGGTGGCACGAGGATTAAATGCCGTAGAAAATTTTGCCATCGAAACCCATGATGATTATTTAGTACAAGCCTGTGTTTCTCCCGTGTGGGATACAACTTGGTGTTTACGCGCCCTTGTCGAATCTGGAGTAATCCCCAATCATCCTAATTTAGTCAAAGGGGGAGAATGGTTATTAGACAAGCAAATTTTTGACTATGGTGATTGGGTTGTGAAAAATCCCCAAGGAAAACCCGGAGGTTGGGCATTTGAATATGAGAATCGTTTTTATCCTGATATGGATGATTCAGCAGTAGTTGTTATGACGTTAAATCAATTAGAATTGCCTCAAGAAAATTTAAAGCGAGAAGCAATTTTACGATGTTTAAGATGGATTGAGACAATGCAATGTCATAATCATGGTTGGGCTGCATTTGACATCAATAATGATGCTAATTGGTTAAATTATCTTCCCTATGCTGACTTAAAAGCTATGATTGATCCTGCTACGGCGGACATTACTGCTAGAGTATTAGAAATGGTTGGTAGTTGTGATTTACCAATGAAAGCTAGTAAGATTCAAAATGCGATCGGGTATTTAATCCGACAACAAGAAGAAGATGGCAGTTGGTTTGGGCGTTGGGGAGTCAACTATATATACGGTACATCGGGAGTGTTGTCAGCTTTAGCCGTAATTGCACCGAGAATCGAGAAAAACGTCATCGAAAAAGGAATTAATTGGTTAGTAAGTTGTCAAAATGCCGATGGTGGTTGGGGTGAAACCTGTGAAAGTTATAAACATTATGGATTGAAGGGTAAAGGGGATTCTACTCCATCTCAAACTGCATGGGCATTAATTGGTTTATTAGATGGTGGAAATGCGATCGAAAAATTTGCCGAAGATAATATTAAAAAAGGGATAAGATATTTATTGACTAATCAAAATGATCAAGGTACATGGGAAGAAAAACAATTTACCGGTACTGGATTTCCCGGACATTTTTATATTAATTATCATTTATATCGTCACTATTTTCCCTTAATTGCTTTGGGGAAATATGAAAAATTTTTAGTTAAAAATTAA